The DNA window CATATGTGTCAGGCAGATTTTGGACTCAAATGTTCAACGTTTATGTTTTTATCATTGAATTCATTGTACTTCTGAAAGTATGAGTTCAGGATGTAATGTTAGTGaaaattatagtaattttttacatatatgtttgtgtttggtaaagaaaatagtgatttAATTGAACCTATTGCACCTATATTGCATTTGCCTTTGTTGATAAGCAGAGGCAGATttagaattcaaattttgattgtTTAGATTTTCACTTCTAGATACATTGTActtttgaaattaataatttagaatataatattagtgaaatttataataatttttcacATAGATATATATCATCTATGTGTCATGTAAAGAAATATTGAATTCGTTGAATCTATATTACTTTGACCTATATCACTTTTGATTTCTAGTATTTTTTGTTCTCAAAGAAATAATTTCTAGTATTTTTTGTTCTCAAAGTTAGGTGAAAAAGATCGTTGAAATTGGTCTTGGTTTTATACACGGCAAGCAAGAGTAACTGACATATGTACACTGCATTTCCATTGCTCACACAAAGTCGGTTTGTTGGCGTTTCGattattttattagatatttactatttcttattAGTATTGTAAtcaaataattttgtttattaaaatttaagcaGATGGAAACAAGTTAACTAGTATTATCTTTGTTGGGATTGATCATAATtttcaaatacctaaaaaaattcacaagtgatatcaatattttttaaaaaacaacaaaaattactCAAATAAACATCATATTTACTTTTTATCGGTTTGGGTAATACTTAAGGCCTTGTCTcattggtttaatttaattttatgctTGAAAAGGTTCACTTTATGTTTTAACCTTtattaattctaaaaaaaattaagatgaaTAGTATGTCACGTAACATTGCTTTGTCCTACGTGCATCTACCTcgattttcaaattcatttttattgaatattatgTCACATCCAGATTAAAGCAGATGGTAACAAGGACATGTCACAACATTGAATGATTCTTATGCATAAATTAGTTGAAATAGTAGTGCATCTTCCAATTACTTAAATTATGGTTGCACCTATCACTTTCTTGAATTTGGACAGACgtgttataaaaaataatacataaaccCCTCATTATTTGACGATCGTCCAGTTTCTATTGAAGGTACCACTAAAACACCTTCAGACGATAGATAAGACTTAAGCGGAGGAAAAAAGGTTTTTCTGTGTCTGAATAAGTGATTGTCTgctaataaacaaaaaaaatatctatcttTTTGCTAAACATGATGAATTGAATAGATAACTATATTAAACAATTTTAGCTTTTATATGTTAACAATATGAAATACTCCACTTTTATTCCATCATATTcccctataaataaaaaaacttatgtGAAATTAGTATTCTGCAAAATAAAGCACGTAACCTGCTATAAAGTTTAATATATGCCTATATTATAAATCCGCATTAACTAATCCAATGTCAGAATGAATGGCCAGAAATTAATAGCACTCAATAATGATCATTCTTggctattaattaattaatattttgccTAATCATCTTTTTGtgtataaattaaattagttgAAACAATGGATGTGTATTCAATTACTTTAATATTAGCTTATAGTGCAAATAACTTGAACTCGAAACTTCTAATTAGACATGAAAATGAATATATACTTATCACCTACTTCGAGATCCAACTAATTCGGGTTGATCACGCTGAATGAAGTGAAACACTCTTGATCAAAGACCACTTTATTAGCAAGTTCAAATTTGCaacttttattcaaaaataGAATGAATACTTATTACTTCATTCCAATCTTCGATATTACGTCAAAATAGGAAAACACCACTTGTTTTCCTCTATGATATTGATAagaattttcatataactttTCTAGTTCTAGTCATACTAAGATAGTGCGGAAAAGTGTTAAATAAGACGAGACCTAAATTGACATGTCATCAcaaaactatatatactttctctattcattttatttgtcatatttttttcacCAAAAAGGTATTGTATTAACTTTATTTTGAATCAGTTATTTTAATAAGCGCGATAACTATAATGGGTCGGAGAGAGTAGTTTATCTTTCATTTTCATTGGTGGCGTGAGCTTTTTTGTGTGTAAGTAAGAGAGTGACAAGTGGAATTAATGATGAAAACAGATTCGTTGAACACAAATATACAACGAACACAACATGGAAAAACATTTACCATATGAATACAAAAAATAGATAGTTGAACCATGACGTGCACAACTTGTCCACAATAATCCAAATTATAATATCTAGAATATTAGACACTTAATTattgttgtttcttgtactCTGCTAACACTAATTAATACTAGTGATTTCTTTTTACTTGTCTAAGTCTAATGAACAAAGTTATCTGATATCAGTTGTACTAATAAGAGGTAGTAAGTAttacataaaattaattaaagtacGTGAAAATTAACTCAAACCTACAATTATCAACAAACACGTATTTGAGCTTTAAATCAAGGTTCATCAATCGCAAGtctaaataaaagaagaaagttaTAATAGGTCAAACTAGTGTGAAAACAGTTTAATTAAACTACTACGAATTCCTTAAATCTTGTACATACAACTATTTGTCTTGCCCACTACTATAGTCTggtatattattatattatattagcgTTATTGGTTCTTATAGAAAAAAGACAAAATGCATtgcttatatttttatttatgttatatgaAGAAAATAGATGATGCACGTTACGTTTTGTCCTAATTCCCCTAACTTTTAGCTGTAGAGATACTATCAAACAAAAATACCAACTTTTCCATGCACCAATATTAGCTCTaagataaaaacaataaaatagcGTTGTAGCTAGATTCAAACTCAGGTCTCATGGGTGCTTCCTCTAGCTTGTACCAGCAGCACAATAGAAAACCTATACTCTTCATGGATACATGattaattatatcttaatttaTGTCCATTTCTCAAAATAGATATACACATATACGCATGATTTTTATGAAGTTAACGGAAGCACAATAGAAAACCTATACTCTTCATGGGTACACGATTAATTATATCCTAATTTATGTCCATTTCTCAAAATAGATATACACATATACACATGATTTTTATGAAGTTAacgggtgcacgtgcacccccACCCTATAGGGTGGTTCTGCCTCTGTATACAAGCTTGCttattcttaaaattcaaaaagaaaaaaattgaaccaacTACAAGTATGCATTATAGCATATGGTGCATATGCCAATTGAGGTTGGTAACCTCTCTGGCATGAAGTGCTTTCTTTACCTTCAAAGTGAATTTTCAATGAGGTAGTTCCGGTGCCCGATAGCACCAGAACTAAACTCGGTGACAAGAGTTGTAACAATAAACGATACTGCTTACACAAAATTCTGCGTACACCACTATTAGACTCAAGGAGGAAGACACACGAAGCTTTTAGCTTTGCCTAACATCCTCGTTAGCACAATACAATCCACATTTACAACGAGGGCATTTCTCAAAGCAACATCAATTTTGAATAGAAAGTATAGTTCTGGAATCCCATAGCCCCAGAACTAAACCCCGTGACAAGACGAGTTGTAACAATAAACAAACAGTACTATATGCATAAAATTATGTGTACACCACTGCTAGAGTACTCTACGAGGAAGACACGAGGAGCTTTTGCCTGAACTCCCCATCACCCTCGTTAACACAATGCAATCCACATTCACAACGAGGGCATTTGTCAAAGCTCCTAATAGGAAAATTTGCAGAAGTAAATCCAACAGAGAATTGGAGATTGTCATCTCTTCTCCTAACCTCAACAATGTTAACCCATAGAAATACAACTTTAACAGTAACACCACTCAATTTCATTAGCCTCCCTTTTGATATAACTCCTTTTATCACAGGTTTATAATATAGCTCATATGAACTCAACATGAACTTACATGAGCCATTGAGATACGCCGAGAACTCGCCTGTTTTTGAGTTCAACTCATAGCCTATCACCCCTTTAGGAAGAATGCCAATTGGGAAGTCATAGTGTTGAAGCTCTTCATAGGCTGATGTCTTCTCATTGGCTGAAACAACAACagaaaggaagaagaggaacaAGAATATGGTTGCTAAAGACATTTGTATTNATGGTTGTAGCATGAATCATTTAGCAACACATCTCCTAGAGAAGCGGTTGAACAACTGCGAGCCGGGCCACTATTTCCTGGAGAACAGCAGGAGACACAGATTCGATATAGTAACTAAAGTTCGTTTTCTATGAAAACTTAAAGCAGATAGAAAAAATTACTTTAACATTTTAACTCTGTTCGGAATTGAACTCTTCCTTGAGGGATCAACCACAAACCAAAAAATGTGACCTAAACCCCGGACCTATCAGCAGAAAATGGAGATGACTTGCATTAAGCCAACTTTTCTCATCCTCAATTATTCTTCTTTACCAAACCAGCAATAatcattttgtttttgaataatGAAGCAAGTGATGTGCCAACAACAATTGTTTGAACAGGGAAAGGAAGATTTATATCGATGCAGATGAAATTACAAATAACACCACAATTTTGGAGAAAACTACATAAAATCCTACAAATAGTAAAAAAGTTACAAATCCAGGAATATTATTGCCTTTACCACTCAATCAAGCATTCACAGTCATTAGAGAAGAAATTTCAAGGAAAAGGTGATCATAGTGAAAGTCATCATTGAGCTTAAAATTGAATGTGCAAGTATGGAGTTTGTTAATTTTACCAAGTCAATTTAATCTATATTGGTCCCCTCCATACTCCACTTTTGTTGAGACCAAAAAACACACAGGGGCGAAGTCAGGATTTTTCACTGAGGGGGTgtcaaatataaagaagtaaacacacaAAGAAGTCAAGTCAAGGGGATTGAGCATATAGTATATTACAACAGCAACATATACTCCTACCTCAAAGCTAGAGAAGATGTCTCCATGAACATATAGTAtattatacattaaaaaataaattgtcacCCCTTGGACAAGAGTGGCTCCGCCACTAAACACAAAAACGGTTGTAAGCGTCTAAAAGCAGATGCTGTTCGACTCCGACAAAGAAGAAAACCAAAAAATGGAAATTGTTGATTGACAGGTAAAAACACAAACTTCACCTGAATTACATGTATATTTAATGCAGCGATCAGCACCATCTTCCTTTTCATCTTTATCCATTTGAAGCCAACTCTATCCATGAgactttatacaacacataacTGCAGTCTCAGTCACTATGATCCCGTTAGGTGAATGATACATACAGATCAAGCAACTAGAGTTGTGTGGGTAAATTCCAACTAGCACAAGAATTTACAACGACATTGCACAAATATCTGACATATGAACTGCGTATTAGAAAGATATGTTGTTGCCATCATCACAATCTTACAAAAGCGACTTGGCCTGCTTAACTTGCGCACTCTGCAAACATACAGAACTCCTCGGTTAGCTAAAGACCAATCTTCATTTATGTGTTACAACActgacatttaaaaaaaaaaaaaaaaactggaaCCCATTTTTGTGATCAGAACTTAGCTCCAAAAGAAAGCAATCAAAAATGCGCATGCAGTTTTCTGATTCTGTAGTTAGGACCTACTAGCATATAGGTcttatttattactccctccgttgcAATTTGATTGTCCTGTTTTGACTtggcatggagtttaagaaagcaTAGAAGATTTTTGTaccttgtggtcttaaattaaagatatggaaaatgtaccaaaatgccttctaatcttgtggtcttaagcATATCATgtggaaagttaaaattaaagagttgccaaAACAGGAAATAGGCCTTCTtttttaaatgggtaaaaaaaaaaggaagtaggacaaataatttgaaacggagagagtatCAAATTGATCCTGTTGTCAGTTGTCAGAAGCACGTGATGCAATTTGTCAAACAAATAGTGTTTGTGAATCCACTTTTTCAGAGTTGTTACATTTCAGTAGTTCAAGAAAATTAACATTTCTCACCAAAGAACTTCTCTTGGAAGCTCGTTCGACTAAGTATGCACAAGGCTTGAAAAACTCTCCATACTCCTTCGACCATTCTTCCAGTTTTGAACAAATATATTTGGAGCCAACAGAGTGAGACCAAAAAATTATGCCTCCCCTGAttttcatcaacatatacaataagtGTATGAATCATTGCCATGgcaaagatgatttctaagcaAAAATACCTGTATCCGGGGAATCCCATACCCAAAACTGAAGCAACATCAAGATCAGAGGATTTCACTATAATTGCCTCTGATATCATGCGACATGCTTCATTCAGTACAGGGAAAAGAATCATCTCAACAATTTCTCCATCGGACAATGTTGCCAACTGTACCAAGTTGATTGTTCAGACGTGCACTAAGTCATAAATTGATAGATAGAAAGGAAGCATTCAACGACctttccaaaaatatattttgttcatATGATATATGGTAAATGCATTATATGCGCTCCAACTACAATTTGAATCATTTATCAAATCTACAATCATGAAAGAAAGGATAGACAACAAATAAACACAGGTTGAACTGTTTGCAAGGGACCAATTAGAGGAAGAATCTATTTGTCTGTATAAAGAGGGGACATAAGCCCGGTGATGTGGCACGTCTCTTACATTAGAATGATCATTTATCTAgttactcttctttttttttgcattttacaAATTAAGAAGGCACCAATTAAGAATCCTGTATTTGATTACAAAGACAAACATCAAAATACACTTCCCTTCTCAAAAGTCGTGCCATTTCGAGAATTAACTGAATGATAAATAGTCTTAGTGTCATTATcgttcttttttttattcttgttgattaccaTATCTTGGTGTTCTGCTTTATGGTTATATCGTGAACATTATTTATGTGTTCTATTTTTCCAAAGCCAAATAGTACATAGCAATAAGCCGCATACTTTCTTCAAGATAAGTTCAGTCGGAAGATTACTAGAGAACTTTCAATAGAAGGATCAAAAAGACAGTTAactgagagagagagagagagagagagaagaccTTTGATTTAATGGTGATACCAGACATACTTCTAGCcatttctatatattttgatatttcggGATCTGGGCTTGCCTCTTCCTTGtcattgtatgtgtagaagcctTGGCAAGTGTATTTACCTAGTACACATTCCATTGGtgagaaattcaagaaaatctGATGACAAATACAATCCAGATCCTGATGACAAGAAGGAAGTGTACATTACCTGCACGGTTATTTTTCCTCATGATTGGAATCAAATTTGATTTGTAAGATCTATCTGGAAAAGTCTCAAGGAATTTCACACCATGCACAGTTGCAGACTGGAATCCATCTTGATCAAGCATTCTGCAGTTGACATTGCCAACATCACCCAAAAGAAATGGAAGCAACAACAGAAGATGTCGTGCACTCCAAGTGGAAcgatataagaaaaaatatgctgaagatcacattcatcattGGTGGATTATCCACATGAGAAATGTGTGTCATATAACCTTTATTTAGTATTTAAAGGAATAAGCTTCTCCTTCTGTATGATCAGATTTTGAATCAACATCCATTAGTTCTGGAACATTTTGGTAGTTGTATGTTAAACCATAAGGAAActcatatttcttttattatgaTTTCGACTGTATGGAGAAACTGAGGGTTCTACTGAAGAGCACAACTCGATCAAATCAATTTCCCATTCATAGGATGTTGAATGGAATATGCACCTAAATGGACCCAATTTCAACCCAAAGCTGGTAAGTGCCTTATCAATCTGATACGCATCAGCACCATGTTCAACAAGAAGCATCGCTGCCTGCAAGTAGGGGAAGCACATACGTCTGACTGCATAACCTGTACAATTCTGAACTACAATAGGAGTCTTTTGAATCCTCCTTCCAAAGTTCAACAGATCAACAAGCGTTTGAGGGGATGTCCTCTCTGTTCGGACAATTTCCAGGAGATCCGTGACAGCGGGTGAGCTGCAGCCAAGTAACAAGCAAGCCTTAACTCATTTGTATCAGCAGATATACTAGGATTGCTTGATTCACCTTTACCTAAAAAAGTGGATCCCAACAATCTCACTACATGGTTTCATCCTTTCTCCAATCAAATCTAAGTTGACTATACAAGTAGTTGAAGCAAAAATGCAGTGAGGAGGGCAACACTCATCCAGATCAGCAAAAAATTGTTGCTTCAAGGAGACAATGTCAGGCACATCCTAttaatcaagaagaagaaacaaatgAGAAGTCTGCATCTGAGTCAATCTGATGATTATCATTGTCATTTCTACAAGTAATCTGCAACAAACATGTATGGTTCCATTTTCTACTCAGTCTTTATGTATCTGGACAACTCGTCCATTTCAGCCTTTCGTGACTCATGATACTCTTGGAACGGCCATTTTTCATGATAAAACATTGACGTGACTACTAGACAAAGATTAACTCAAAGTTAACACCCGAAAGGACTGGATAAAAGACTGCTTCTCAATACGAGATCAGGATGCAGTAAGCACAACTGCCTAGCTGATTTTTAGTTCCAAAGATAAGACAACATGCTGAATTTTTTGTCAAGTAGCTCCCTTTGCAATGAACTAAGATTTTCCTCACCACCAACTCTAAGTGAAGATTTCACTAGGACCGAATCGATTGGCCCAAAAATTCCCAGCATCACTGCAAAGTAAAAGTATCAAGATACTGCCAGGTTCATCGCCAATTTATGTTTCTATATTTCATCCTAAACGTCAGACAGAATATAATAACTTGTGGATAGATAAATCTCTATGAGCTCCAGAGTGACCAAGATCTTCCCAAGGACCAAATAACTACCCAAGACTGTCAAGGTTATCAAAGTACAGCACCAACAACATAccaa is part of the Solanum stenotomum isolate F172 chromosome 8, ASM1918654v1, whole genome shotgun sequence genome and encodes:
- the LOC125872467 gene encoding uncharacterized protein LOC125872467, producing the protein MSLATIFLFLFFLSVVVSANEKTSAYEELQHYDFPIGILPKGVIGYELNSKTGEFSAYLNGSCKFMLSSYELYYKPVIKGVISKGRLMKLSGVTVKVVFLWVNIVEVRRRDDNLQFSVGFTSANFPIRSFDKCPRCECGLHCVNEGDGEFRQKLLVSSS